Genomic DNA from Homo sapiens chromosome 19 genomic patch of type FIX, GRCh38.p14 PATCHES HG109_PATCH:
CATAAACAGTCTGCTACCCCAGCCAGGGACAGACGCTTGCTTGGAGGACGGAGCACAAGCAGAGCAGCAGAATGACAGAGTGACAGgatgagagaggcagagggaccCAGAAAGATCCTGTCCCCCATGCCAAgtgacacagaagaaaaaaataatgctggAGGTGGCTCTGGGAAATGTTCAGGGGGCAGGATGGGTTTGGAAGGGGGGGCTGTGCTAAGGTGAAGAGGGAAAGGGCAGGAGAAAGATGGCGGGGGCTGGAGGGGGGAGGGGTGTGGTCAGCAAGTGGCCAAGGTCCCTGCGCGGTGGAGGCAGACAGACCTCATCGCATTCCCAAACTGGTAGAAACCTGGGTCGGGGTCAGGCAGAGGATCCCATAGGTGAGAGAGGTGAGTGAGGAAGTGGGGGGATTAGAATCTGGGAAGAGGGGCCAGGAAAGGAGGGGGTAGGCTGGTGACAGGGGCCCATGTGGGGCCCCAGCGGTCATACGTGCCATGGTTGGCAGTGACAGCTGGGGGGGAGCACGGTCTTTGCAGCATGGGGCGGCCCTAGGGGAAGGGGACCCCTACAGGGGGTACTCTGCGGGCCCGCGGGCCCCAGCCTTGGACAGGCCGGGGCAAGGGGCGCTGGGGGGTAGGCAGAGAGGATGAGGGGCCCCGTAGGGGGAGGGGCCAGGCGATGATGGACAAGGCCAGGGCTGGCAGCGCAGGGCCAAGATCGGGGTCACAGCCCGGGCACTCACCGCTCTCCTGCTCGCTGCCCTTCTTGGCGGCGGCGGCGTTGCCCatcgcggcggcggcggccggggcCGGTCCCGGAGCTGCGGCGCGGCGGGTGCTGGCTGCGGCCGGCGGCCCCGGAGCGCgctgggcggcggcggcggcggccctcGGGCTGGCTGCGCTAGCTGCGGCGCCGCGACCCCCGCCCAGCCCCTGCTTCCCGCGTCTCTCCGCGCCCGCCCGCCCGGGAACCTCAGCCCAAGATCTCTGCCGCTGTCTGTGACGCCCCCGCAGCCCGCCGCTCATTGGCCTAGGCCGCCCTGACTGACGGCTCAGCGCCGCCTCCCATTGGCCCTCCCGCGACCTTCCCGCGCCACTATAGGCTCTCAGCCTCGGGACACGCACCGCGGACTCTCGGCCATTCACTCGCTCGCGAGGCCGCAGCTGGGCGGGCAGACGCGTCCGATTGGCCGAGACGCTGGACTGGGCCCGGGGTCCGCCCTGCGAGGCCGCCGATTGGCGGAGGTGCCGGGTCCGCCAAGCCCCCCAGCAGAACGCTCAGTGTCAATCCGGGGGTGAGAGGGCGGGGCGGAGACGCAGTCTGCGGGCCCGGgccggcggggcggggcggcggAGGCTGGCTGGCGGCCGCGCAGCGCTCCGAGGCTCAGGAGGCGGCCCCGGCGGGCGCCCGGCCGGCCCCGCGCGCGCCGCAGTCCCCCGCCCCCGCTCAGTGCGGCAGCGGCTGTCGGCCAGCCGGAGTTGGCGCCGCGGCCTGCCCGGCGCAGCCGCTGTCCACCTGCCAGCGGGGGAGGGGCGCGGCCGGCGCGCGGGTCAGAGGTCGCCCGGCCGCCGCCGGCGTCATTCATAAGGCCTGGCGCTGGGCGGCCGAGGCCAGGCCTGCTTGGGGGCCAGGCCGCGGGGCCTCCTGGGTTTTCCCAGCCGCACTCAGGAGGATGCCGGGCCCGGCGCAAGGGGTGGCTGGGAAGGGGCGCTCAGTGTCCACCCCTTTGCTGGGCCCTAGCCCTGGGCTCCTGCCAGTAGTAAGAGCTGGCACCCACTTAACGCTCCTTCGCACCACACTCCCATCGCGTAGGTGCTACCATCATCACtcccattgcacagatgaggaaTCTGGGGTACAGCCAGGCAGATTCCCTGCTCCTGTTCCCCGTCTGTATTTCCTGTCTGGGCAATGCGAAGGGAACCTGCCCCTTCCTTCAGGATCCTCTTTCAGTACACACTTAGCAGAGGACAGTCGGGGTTTCCCAACTGCGACACTACTGACGGTGAGGCTGGATCATTTTCTGCTGGGGGGTGTCTTGTGCACCACTGGGTGTTGAGCAACATCCCCCGCCtctacccactggatgccagtagcCCCTCCTCTATCTTCCTGCTGGCTGTGGCAACCGCTGTCTCCTGACATTGGTGAATGTGCTCTTGCGGGGCCGAACTGCTCCTGATTGAGAAGCACTTAAGAGAGGGTCAGGGGAGGGGAGAAGCCAGGTCACCCCGACTCGGAAGGGCTAGCTGGGCTTAACTACAAGCCGATCTGCTGCTTCGACTTGAATAGCCTCCACCTTCTCCAGCTGCTGTCTGCCCCCATGTTCCCAGATCAACCACAGTTCCAGGGAGGGAGAGTCAGAGCCTTTCTGTGAACTATGGGGAAATGGCTGACCACTCCGCCTCTGGATGGATAGATACATGGTAAGGTttagtaaaatttaataaaagcatTGCTGTTTGTGTGTTGGGATCACGATGTTAATTTCCTGTGGGTCAAGGGCAAAGTCTGAAAAATCACTCATTATAATCTATCTGCAGGACAGCTGGTTTAAGTTTTGACAAAGAAAAACCCCTCCTGGAACCTCAGTCTGGAATACAACTGTAGAACCAATTAAGACTGGAGTAGGAAGCTGGAAAGAAGACGTGGGACAGCCAACCCACTGGACAGGGCAAGAGGCCACTTCTGGGGGAGAGTGGACAAAGTTGCTTCAGTCCACCAGAGACAAAAGCACAAACAATCATTCTAAATGAAGTGCTTTTAATTTTCAGaccaaacatttttaatataaaaacattttgataatATACAAACAGCAATCACAACAGCATCCACATGGCAGCAAGGGGACCAGGGCACAGAGAGGGGGAGCGGGCTGGGGAGGGACAGTTTTCAGGGTCCCAGTTGCTTCCCTGGCTTGAAATCACCCTGGTCCTAGCAGAGGACAGGTTAAGGCTGCCAGAGGCAGAGGGTCCCTGACCCTGGCCCGGAGACAGACTGCCCAGGCAGGCCCTCTGATACCATCTTCCAACCATGGCAGCCTCCAGGAAAAGCCAGATCCATTTAGGAGATAACAGGAAGGTGGCTGTGATTGACAGGAAAGGCAACATGGTTCCTCAGCATCCTGCTGATCACACCTCTGGGAGGGGCTGCTGGATTGAAGAGGACCTAAGAATCTTCCTGGGAGCAGGACAGAAATGGGATCTAAGTCTACCTACTAACTAACATTCCCGCCTGTGACACCAGAAAGCTGGAGTGGGTCTGCTCAGATGtacaggaagagaaaggaatgacAAAGCCTTTGGCTCAGCAGGACTGGAGCCTTGACAGGCACTGACCAAGAAAGCCTCTAGGTGGGCCAGGGAGGTCTGTGGGAAAGCTTTGGATCAATGGTACTCAAGGGTGCACAGTGGCACAGTGGCCTTAGTTAGAATTTATGAAGACGAAAAGAACACAAGTCAGAATTTAGAACTGAAGTACCTGCTTCTTATAGGCCTGTAGAGGAAAAGCGAGATCATCCTTCTGGCCAGGACTAGGGGAGACCCAAGGCCTGTTCTTTCCTAGGGGCTGAGTTTGACAGACCTGGATTGCAGCTGATGGCCCCCAAAGTCCTCTAGATGGGCCCTGCAGGACTCGCTGGGAGGCCTGGTTGCCCCTCCCGGCGTGCTGGGACACTCTGGGTTCCTGCAGTTAGATGCAGTCCATGGAGTTCTCAgggaggaggccagggatgcAGCCAGGGAGCCCCAAGCCCTTGATAGGAGTGCAGTTGAGTGGGAGGCCGCAGCCCAGGGAGGGGTCCTGGGTCTCTATGGCCTCCAGCCTGTCCATGTTGTTGTCCCAGTTGATATGGAAGCGGGTCACCCGGGGGTTCGAGGCCAAGATGTTCCGCTGGAGCTGGGGCAGGAAGAGGAACGTCAACCCTTGTAGGTACGCCCTCTCCTTGGTCCCATAGAGCCAGGACACCCCCAATCACCCATCTCAAGCCCAGCAAGAGCAACCTACATATGGAACTCCAGAAAACACCTGTGGCCAggaccttatttatttatttatttatttattttttgagacggagttttgcttttgttgcccaggctggagtgcaatgctgtgatctcgtctcactgcaacctctgccttccgggttcaagcgattctcttgcctcagcctcctgtgtagctgggactacaggtgcaaggcaccatacctggctcattttcgtatttttagtagagacgggctttcaccatgttggccaggctggtctcaaactcctgacctcaggtgatcctacagcctcggcctcccaaagtgctgggattacaacgcgtgagccactgtgcctggcccaggactttttttttttaagggacagtctcactctgttggtcaggctggaatgcagtggcacgatctgagctcactgcagcctcaaactcctgggctcaagcgatcctcccacctcagcctccagagtagagcACACCACCcatgtctggctcatttttttttttttttttttttgcgggggttagggacagggtctcactatgttgcccaggctggcctaaTCTTAATTCTCTAAGACATGCCTTTGAGAGACAAAggtctttttctcctcttctaacACAGTACTGTAAGAACTGAATATTACTTGAAAACCTTAAGAAGTGACCTTGACTCTCAATTTGAATGGCTGAACTCCCCCCAAGTATAAAGAACGGCCTTGTGGGAAGCAGGAAGTGGAAACAGGCCCCACCTGGGAGAAATCTGGCTTCATGGGCGGGTTCTCACGCAGCTCAGGGTTGAGGTACTCGTTGTTGACGTAGTAGCCCACTCGGATGAACTCCTGTCCATGGTAGGTGCAGGTGATGAGGACCACAGTCACACCCACGGCATCAGTCTCTGGGATGAGGGATGGGTTGGGGGCGTCGGCCTAGGGGAGACACATCCTAGGCCTTAGCAGTGCCACAGCCATGCCTCGATGTCATTAGTACAAAGATTCCCAAGCATCATGTATTTACTGAGCAAAAAGTATGCTCTCTgccctcagttttcttttttttacttctgcctctcgggttcaaacaattctgcctcagcatcccaggcagctgggactacaggcacacaccaccacacccggctaacttttttttttttttggtatttttttttaatggagttttgctctgttgcccaggctgaagtgcaatggtgcgatctcggctcactgcaacctccgcctcacgggttcaagcgattctcctgcctcagcctcccgagtagctgggattacaggtgcccaccaccatgcccggctaatttttgtatttttagtagagatggggtttcgccatgttggccaggctggtctcgaactcctgacctcaggtgatccacccgtcttggactcctaaagtgttgggattacaggtgtgagccactgcgcccagccttttttttgtatttttagtacagacgggatttcaccatgttggccaggctggtcttaaactcctgacttcaggtgatctgcccacctcggcctcccaaagtgttgggattacaggtgtgagccattgcgcctggactttttttttttttacacagggtctggcctccctctgttacccaggctggagtgcaatggcgccatcatggctcactgcatccttgaactcctgggctcaagcaatcctcctgcttcagcctcccaaatagctgggacaacGGTGTGTGCCAACATGTCTAGccaattattttttgtagagacagggtttctccatgttgcccaggctggtctcaaactcctgggctcaagcgatcctctcacctcagcctcccaaagggctgggattacaggtgtgagtcactgtgcccagccaggagttGTCAACTGATGGAAACACAGAATCAATCCCACAAATGACTACAAAACGTTGACTGTGGCAGGGAGAGGTGCGTGGTACTCTGGAGGAGTGTGGTGAGCCGGGGGACAGTGGCATGAAGCTGAACAGGTGAGGCAGGTGGTATCAGGCCACCCGGGGGCCAGCTAAGGGATTGGGAAAGGGCAAGAGAGTAAGCAGGAGGTTAAGTGCCACATCACTCTTGTGATCTGAAAAGAAGCCTCTGGCAAAGTGTGGAGCCGTGACAGGAGACTGTAGTGGAGCAGAAGGCTTACACCAGTCATCCTGGAGAGGCAGTGGACTTGGCTTAGACCAGGCAGTAAAGAACAGATTCAGGGTGTACTACTGCAAACAAGACCAGCCACGTAATTGgtgcaaaataaaaccaatgcaaaatgaaaacaccACGCCCCTCCAGAAAAGCTATTAGGTTTCAGACGGTGACAGCAGAGTATCGCACCAAGTGTGGGGTCCTGTGCAGCTGCCTGGGTTGCACACCCAGGAGGCCAGTCCTGACTGTTGAGTAGATAGGGCCTGTCAGTGGATTTAGTAGTGGTGGCTGAAGGGGTTAGATAGGATGTGGTAGCTTGGATTAGGGCGGTAACAGCAGTGATGGAGGTAAGGGAGTGTATCCGAGCAGAGGATCCTGAAAAATCACCTGGAGAACTCAGAAtctccatttgttttttctttcttctttttttttttttttttttttgagatggagtctcactgtcacccaggctggagtgcagtggcgtgatctcggctcactgcaagctccgcctcccaggttcacgccattctcctgcctcagcctcctgagtagctgagactacaggtgcccgccaccaggcctggctaatttcttgtattttttagtagagatggggcttcaccatgttagccaagatggtctcaatctcctgaccttgtgatccgcccaccttggccttccaaagtgctgggattacaggcgtgagccactgcaccggccttctttttttaaagagatagcttttccctctgtcatccagactggagtgcagtggtgcaatcacagatcactgtaaactcctggaactcctgggctcaagcgagcctatttttttttttttttttttttagagacagggtctcactctgttgcccaggctcgagtgcagtggcgcaatctcagctcactgtaacttccgcccCCTGGATTCAaataattctcgtgcctcagcctcccgagtagctaggataacaaatgtgcaccaccacatccagctaatttttgtattttttagtagagacagggtttcaccatgttggccaggctagtctttaactcctgaccccaagtgatctgcctgccccagcctcccaaagtgttgagattacaggtgtgagccatggcacctggcctcaagtgagtcttctgcttcagcctccctagtagctggcactacaggcctgcatcactatgcctggttaatgttttttttgtagagacaggtctcgctgtcacccagaatgcagtgcagaggtgcaatcatagctcgctgtagcctcaaactctcaggctcaagcaagcctcctgcttcagcctcccaagtagctgggacgacaggtgcaagccaccacacccggctaatttttctattttttgtagagatgggggtctcgctatgtggcccaggctagtctggaactcctggccttaagcagtcctcccgcctctgcctcccaaagtgctggaagccaccacacccggccagaatcTACATTTGACAACCCAGGTGGGGTGCTGCATGAGAGCCATTTAGGAGTTACAGTCCATCCTCATTATTCATGGGTTCCATATGTGCAAGTTCACCTACCTGCTAAGTTTATTTGTAACCCCAAGATGAACACCTGCTTGCTTTCACAGTCACTTGCAGACATGCACAGAGCAGGGAAAAACTGGAGTTACCTACCATGCCTGTTCCCACCTAGAGTTACCTACCACGCCTGTTCCCACCTGAGGTCAAACAAGGCAACACTCTGTCTTCTGGTCTCAGCTCTCACTGTGAATGAGCGTCCTTTCCTCAGCCTACTTAGTGCTTTTTTCcatgttttgtgctttttgttggtgagTTTGCTGTCTATGATGGCACCCAACGGTAGTGCTGAAGTGCAGTGTAGGATACAAGAAAGGCTTTATGGAAAATATGCGTATTAGAGAAGTTTCATTCAGGAGAGTTATAGTGCTGTTGGCTGTGAATTCAACATAAATGAACCactgtatatattaaataaggtatctttcctttttttctgagacagagtatcgctgtatcacccaggctagagtgcactggtgcgatctcagctcactgcaatctccatctcccaggttcaagcgattctcccgccgcagcctcccgagtagctgggattacaggcatgcgccaccacacctggctgatttttgtatttttagtagagacggggtttcatcacattggccaggctggtcttgaactcctgacctcaggcgatccacccacctcagcctcccaaagtgctgggattacaggtttgagccatcaTAGCCGTCCTGGTGTCTTTtcaacataaacacacatacaagtTTACGTATTAACCAGCTGACGAAAATGTGACTTCCAAGAatctaaccctgtatttcccctggggcaatggttcagtattcactaattcagtgttcGCGGCAACTTTATAGAACGTAACTCTTGTAAATAATGGGAATTGCCTGTAAATCAGTGGCAGCTTTGACAcagagg
This window encodes:
- the ASF1B gene encoding histone chaperone ASF1B — encoded protein: MAKVSVLNVAVLENPSPFHSPFRFEISFECSEALADDLEWKIIYVGSAESEEFDQILDSVLVGPVPAGRHMFVFQADAPNPSLIPETDAVGVTVVLITCTYHGQEFIRVGYYVNNEYLNPELRENPPMKPDFSQLQRNILASNPRVTRFHINWDNNMDRLEAIETQDPSLGCGLPLNCTPIKGLGLPGCIPGLLPENSMDCI